Proteins from a single region of Helicobacter pylori:
- the tlpD gene encoding chemotaxis chemoreceptor TlpD: MFGNKQLQLQISQKDSEITELKKEINLYQSLLNLCLHEGFVGIKNNKVVFKSGNLASLNNLEEQSVHFKENAESVNLQGVSYSLKSQNIDGVQYFSLAKKTGGVGEYHKNDLFKTFCASLKEGLENAQESMQYFHQETGLLLNAAKSGEEHSAEGLGTVNKTGQDIESLYEKMQNATSLADSLNQRSNEITQVISLIDDIAEQTNLLALNAAIEAARAGEHGRGFAVVADEVRKLAEKTQKATKEIAVVVKSMQQEANDIQTNTHDINSIVGSIKGDVEELKSAVKNNMIVAQAAKYTIYNINNRVFCGLAKLDHVVFKNNLYGMIFGLNSFDITSHKNCRLGKWYYEGAGKENFSNTSGYRALESHHASVHAESNDLVKAVQEDHITDSKYLEHKVHLMEDSAKHVKENIDKMFYEKQDELNKIIEKIQKGE, from the coding sequence ATGTTTGGGAATAAGCAGTTACAGCTTCAAATCAGTCAAAAAGATTCTGAAATTACGGAGTTAAAAAAAGAAATCAATCTCTATCAAAGCCTTTTAAATTTGTGCTTGCATGAAGGTTTTGTAGGTATTAAAAACAATAAAGTCGTTTTTAAGAGTGGGAATCTTGCAAGCTTAAACAATTTAGAAGAACAAAGCGTTCATTTTAAAGAGAATGCAGAGAGCGTTAATTTACAAGGGGTTTCTTATTCTTTAAAAAGCCAAAATATTGATGGCGTGCAGTATTTTTCACTAGCCAAAAAAACAGGGGGTGTGGGGGAATACCATAAAAATGATTTGTTTAAGACTTTTTGCGCGAGCTTAAAAGAAGGATTAGAGAACGCGCAAGAAAGCATGCAGTATTTCCATCAAGAAACCGGCTTGCTCTTAAATGCGGCTAAAAGTGGTGAAGAACATTCTGCTGAAGGATTAGGGACGGTTAATAAAACGGGTCAAGACATTGAATCGCTTTATGAAAAGATGCAAAACGCCACTTCGTTAGCGGACTCTCTCAACCAACGGAGCAATGAAATCACTCAAGTCATTTCTTTGATTGATGATATTGCAGAACAAACCAATCTATTAGCCCTAAATGCCGCTATTGAGGCCGCACGAGCGGGCGAGCATGGGAGAGGGTTTGCGGTGGTGGCTGATGAGGTGAGAAAACTCGCTGAAAAAACCCAAAAAGCCACTAAAGAAATCGCTGTCGTGGTTAAAAGCATGCAGCAAGAAGCGAACGACATTCAAACCAACACCCACGATATTAATTCTATTGTAGGCTCTATTAAGGGCGATGTGGAAGAGCTTAAATCCGCCGTGAAAAATAACATGATTGTCGCGCAAGCGGCAAAATACACCATCTACAATATCAATAACCGGGTGTTTTGCGGTCTAGCCAAACTTGATCATGTGGTCTTTAAAAACAATCTTTATGGCATGATTTTTGGTCTTAACTCCTTTGACATTACCAGCCATAAGAATTGCCGCTTAGGCAAATGGTATTATGAGGGCGCGGGCAAAGAGAATTTTTCCAACACTTCAGGCTATAGAGCTTTAGAAAGCCACCATGCGAGCGTGCATGCTGAATCTAATGATTTGGTTAAAGCCGTTCAAGAAGATCACATTACCGATTCAAAATACCTAGAGCATAAAGTGCATTTAATGGAAGATAGTGCTAAACATGTCAAAGAAAATATTGATAAGATGTTTTACGAAAAACAAGATGAACTCAATAAAATCATTGAAAAAATTCAAAAAGGCGAATGA
- a CDS encoding aminotransferase class I/II-fold pyridoxal phosphate-dependent enzyme, whose translation MFSKSLEALRHAKRYRKRELFDPLLKDYASNDYLGLSVKKDLLQNAFNKLQSFDTHSPKASMLVNGYHPLHAELEERLADLLEFESTLLVGSGFLGNLALIDTLLVKNALLFMDEHYHASGIFSAKAKPNQVVFFSHNDAKDLKQKLFNAPKNKLKFIAIEGVYSMDASIAPYDFYEIIQETPNAFLIVDEAHSFGTIGENLLGFLEYYRIKEKDKIIKLSTFSKALASYGACILAPLQVIEFLTNRAKSVIYTTALSLLDTALTLAHLEYFIAQKQELKNELSKHQQIIFETLGVRTLAGFFTLEFENNPALLNAHHFLKEKGFLVGAIRPPTVSKPLLRVSLSLKNSLEDTKELANTLLDYSKIQSSFKSG comes from the coding sequence ATGTTTTCTAAATCCTTAGAAGCCTTACGCCATGCCAAACGCTACCGCAAAAGAGAGTTGTTTGACCCTTTATTAAAGGATTACGCTTCTAATGATTATTTGGGTTTGAGCGTTAAAAAAGATTTGCTTCAAAACGCTTTTAATAAGCTCCAATCCTTTGATACTCATTCCCCCAAGGCTTCTATGCTAGTGAATGGCTACCACCCTTTGCATGCAGAATTAGAAGAGCGATTAGCGGATTTGTTAGAATTTGAAAGCACTCTTTTAGTGGGGAGTGGTTTTTTGGGTAATCTGGCTTTAATAGACACCCTTTTAGTCAAAAACGCCCTCTTATTCATGGATGAACACTACCATGCAAGCGGGATTTTTAGCGCCAAAGCTAAACCTAATCAAGTGGTTTTTTTCTCGCACAATGACGCTAAGGATTTGAAACAAAAACTCTTTAACGCCCCTAAAAACAAGCTCAAATTCATAGCCATTGAGGGGGTTTATTCTATGGATGCGAGCATCGCTCCTTATGATTTTTATGAAATCATTCAAGAGACTCCTAACGCTTTTTTAATTGTAGATGAAGCCCATAGTTTTGGGACTATCGGCGAAAATTTGTTGGGTTTTTTAGAATATTATCGCATCAAAGAAAAAGACAAAATCATTAAGCTCAGCACTTTTTCTAAAGCACTTGCGAGCTATGGGGCGTGTATTTTAGCCCCTTTACAAGTCATAGAATTTTTAACCAATCGCGCTAAAAGCGTGATTTACACCACCGCTTTAAGCCTGTTAGACACCGCTTTAACTTTAGCCCATTTAGAATACTTTATCGCGCAAAAACAAGAATTAAAAAATGAGCTTAGCAAACACCAACAGATTATTTTTGAAACCTTAGGCGTTAGAACGCTCGCAGGATTTTTTACCCTAGAATTTGAAAACAATCCCGCTCTTTTAAACGCTCATCATTTTTTGAAAGAAAAAGGGTTTTTAGTGGGAGCTATCCGCCCCCCCACGGTTTCTAAACCCCTTTTACGAGTCTCTTTGTCCCTCAAAAACAGCCTAGAAGACACTAAAGAGCTTGCGAACACCCTTTTAGATTATTCTAAAATACAATCTTCTTTTAAGAGTGGTTAA
- a CDS encoding transglycosylase domain-containing protein, whose translation MLKKIFYGFIVLFLIIIGLLAILIAQVWVTTDKDIAKIKDYRPSVASQILDRKGRLIANIYDKEFRFYTRFEEIPTRFIESLLAVEDTLFFEHGGINLDAIMRAMIKNAKSGRYTEGGSTLTQQLVKNMVLTREKTLTRKLKEAIISIRIEKVLSKEEILERYLNQTFFGHGYYGVKTASLGYFKKPLDKLTLKEITMLVALPRAPSFYDPTKNLEFSLSRANDILRRLYSLGWISSNEFKSALNEVPIVYNQTSTQNIAPYVVDEVLKQLDQLDGLKTQGYTIKLTIDLDYQRLALESLRFGHQKILEKIAKEEPKTNASNEDEDNLNASMIVTDTSTGKILALVGGIDYKKSAFNRATQAKRQFGSAIKPFVYQIAFDNGYSTTSKIPDTARNFENGNYSKNSEQNHAWHPSNYSRKFLGLVTLQEALSHSLNLATINLSDQLGFEKIYQSLSDMGFKNLPKDLSIVLGSFAISPIEAAEKYSLFSNYGTMLKPMLIESITDQQNDVKTFTPMETKKITSKEQAFLTLSVLMNAVENGTGSLARIKGLEIAGKTGTSNNNIDAWFIGFTPTLQSVIWFGRDDNTPIGKGATGGGVVSAPVYSYFMRNILAIEPSLKRKFDVPKGLRKEIVDKIPYYSTPNSITPTPQKTDDGEERLLF comes from the coding sequence ATGCTAAAAAAGATTTTTTATGGTTTTATCGTTTTATTTTTGATTATCATAGGGTTGTTAGCTATTCTTATCGCTCAAGTTTGGGTAACTACAGATAAGGATATTGCTAAAATTAAAGATTATCGCCCAAGTGTTGCTTCACAGATTTTAGACAGAAAAGGGCGTTTGATTGCTAATATCTATGATAAGGAATTCCGTTTTTATACGCGTTTTGAAGAAATCCCCACACGATTTATTGAAAGCCTTTTAGCGGTAGAAGACACCCTCTTTTTTGAACATGGGGGGATCAATTTAGACGCTATCATGCGCGCTATGATTAAAAACGCTAAAAGCGGTCGTTACACCGAGGGGGGTAGCACCCTAACCCAACAACTCGTTAAAAACATGGTGCTCACACGAGAAAAAACCCTAACCAGAAAACTCAAAGAAGCTATCATTTCCATACGCATTGAAAAAGTCTTAAGCAAAGAAGAAATTTTAGAGCGCTATTTGAACCAAACTTTTTTTGGGCATGGGTATTATGGCGTCAAAACCGCAAGTTTAGGGTATTTTAAAAAACCCCTTGACAAACTCACGCTTAAAGAAATCACCATGTTAGTCGCCTTGCCTAGGGCTCCAAGTTTTTATGACCCTACCAAAAATTTAGAATTTTCACTCTCTAGGGCTAATGATATTTTAAGACGGTTGTATTCTTTAGGCTGGATTTCTTCTAACGAGTTCAAATCCGCTCTCAATGAAGTGCCAATCGTCTATAACCAGACTTCCACGCAAAACATCGCCCCCTATGTCGTGGATGAAGTGTTGAAACAATTGGATCAATTAGACGGGTTAAAAACTCAAGGCTATACCATAAAGCTCACGATAGATTTGGATTACCAACGCTTAGCGTTAGAGTCCTTGCGTTTTGGGCATCAAAAAATCTTAGAAAAAATCGCTAAAGAAGAGCCAAAAACTAACGCCTCTAATGAAGATGAAGACAACTTAAACGCCAGCATGATAGTTACAGACACAAGCACCGGTAAGATTTTAGCTTTAGTGGGGGGGATTGATTATAAAAAAAGCGCTTTCAATCGCGCCACGCAAGCCAAACGGCAATTTGGGAGCGCGATAAAGCCTTTTGTGTATCAAATCGCTTTTGATAATGGCTATTCCACCACTTCTAAAATCCCTGATACCGCGCGAAATTTTGAAAATGGCAATTATAGTAAAAACAGCGAACAAAACCACGCATGGCACCCTAGCAATTATTCTCGCAAGTTTTTAGGGCTTGTAACCTTGCAAGAAGCTTTGAGCCATTCGTTAAATCTAGCCACGATCAATTTAAGCGATCAGCTTGGCTTTGAAAAAATTTATCAATCTTTAAGCGATATGGGGTTTAAAAACCTCCCTAAAGACTTGTCTATTGTATTAGGGAGCTTTGCTATCTCACCGATTGAAGCGGCTGAAAAGTATTCTTTATTTTCTAATTACGGCACCATGCTCAAACCCATGCTCATTGAAAGCATCACTGACCAACAAAACGATGTCAAAACTTTCACGCCCATGGAAACTAAAAAGATCACCTCTAAAGAGCAAGCTTTTTTAACCCTCTCAGTGCTGATGAATGCGGTAGAAAACGGCACAGGGAGTTTGGCTCGCATTAAAGGTTTAGAAATTGCCGGTAAAACCGGGACTTCTAACAACAATATTGATGCTTGGTTCATTGGCTTTACCCCCACCCTACAAAGCGTGATCTGGTTTGGGAGGGACGACAACACGCCCATTGGCAAAGGAGCGACAGGAGGAGGCGTTGTGAGTGCACCTGTGTATTCGTATTTCATGCGTAATATTTTAGCGATCGAACCTTCTTTAAAAAGAAAGTTTGATGTCCCCAAAGGCTTGCGTAAAGAAATCGTGGATAAAATCCCCTACTACTCAACCCCTAATTCCATCACCCCTACCCCACAAAAAACCGACGATGGCGAAGAACGCCTATTGTTCTAA
- a CDS encoding tumor necrosis factor alpha-inducing protein, which produces MLQACTCPNTSQRNSFLQDVPYWMLQNRSEYITQGVDSSHIVDGKKTEEIEKIATKRATIRVAQNIVHKLKETYLSKSNRIKQKITNEMFIQMTQPIYDSLMNVDRLGIYINPNNEEVFALVRARGFDKDALSEGLHKMGLDNQAVSILVAKVEEIFKDSINYSDVKVPIAM; this is translated from the coding sequence ATGTTGCAAGCTTGCACTTGCCCAAACACTTCACAAAGAAATTCTTTTTTACAAGATGTGCCTTATTGGATGTTGCAAAATCGTAGCGAGTATATCACGCAAGGGGTGGATAGCTCGCACATTGTAGATGGTAAGAAAACAGAAGAGATAGAAAAAATCGCTACCAAAAGAGCGACAATAAGAGTGGCGCAAAATATCGTGCATAAACTCAAAGAGACTTACCTTTCCAAATCCAACCGCATCAAGCAAAAGATCACTAATGAGATGTTTATCCAAATGACACAGCCCATTTATGACAGCTTGATGAATGTGGATCGTTTAGGGATTTATATCAATCCTAACAATGAGGAAGTGTTTGCGTTAGTGCGCGCGCGTGGTTTTGATAAGGACGCTTTGAGCGAAGGGTTGCATAAAATGGGATTAGACAATCAAGCGGTGAGTATCCTTGTTGCTAAAGTGGAAGAAATCTTTAAAGATTCTATCAATTACAGCGATGTGAAAGTCCCTATAGCCATGTAG
- a CDS encoding disulfide bond formation protein B, whose translation MNKETRFYNLFSLAILGILIFPVGLANFYFGYVLKDSPCIFCWALRINMILIGAVALLVVRFGFKPKYIALLLLMAGSGLYEGFYYTGSHALEDVGQGFALPILGLHTQFWALFVFFSVVVFLAVLLFFAPNTQLFKNYSLNTLQKSAFYIFFIVVGSNAVQAFISTGPLPYVGQSSPVRFSWNLKESVWSMENWNRLFPRSVLGRRDVGEPLKLSALPKDNDYDHSPLEITKALKIEKKEELFLKLNGAITDLSFNEDRAILTTENQGLYLVGNDLKTIHSHMVLDSYYSATVGSFVGADFNEDENIVIMGNNKTSVEITPNKNANALKNFPYFLEGANSFDEVERSRLKTSRAKNYYVSAARRGAKFTYLITAPNKRYKDLIIISMLNSDKQVHGEFLLELGNAKLKEKRKLGELVISVLALKDNKLYAFSKEFNTLLVIDPTKEEILEVYGLPKEIKNISACGFRDNELILVSYENDKNILYTLDF comes from the coding sequence ATGAATAAAGAAACCCGATTTTATAATCTTTTTTCTTTGGCGATTTTGGGGATTTTAATCTTTCCTGTGGGTTTGGCGAATTTTTATTTTGGCTATGTTTTGAAAGATTCGCCTTGTATTTTTTGTTGGGCGCTACGCATCAACATGATTTTAATAGGGGCTGTGGCGCTTTTGGTGGTGCGTTTTGGGTTTAAGCCTAAATACATCGCCTTGCTATTACTCATGGCTGGTAGCGGGTTATATGAGGGCTTTTATTATACCGGTAGCCATGCTTTAGAAGATGTTGGGCAGGGCTTTGCACTCCCTATTTTGGGATTGCACACGCAGTTTTGGGCGCTTTTTGTCTTTTTTAGCGTGGTGGTGTTTTTAGCGGTTTTGCTCTTTTTCGCCCCTAATACCCAACTTTTTAAAAATTATTCATTAAACACGCTCCAAAAAAGCGCTTTTTATATTTTCTTTATTGTGGTGGGTTCTAACGCCGTGCAAGCGTTTATCTCTACCGGGCCTTTGCCTTATGTAGGGCAAAGCAGTCCGGTGCGTTTTTCTTGGAATTTGAAAGAATCTGTCTGGTCTATGGAGAATTGGAATCGTTTGTTCCCAAGAAGCGTTTTGGGCAGAAGAGATGTGGGTGAGCCTTTGAAATTGAGCGCTTTGCCTAAAGATAATGATTATGATCATTCGCCTTTAGAAATTACAAAAGCGTTGAAGATTGAAAAAAAAGAAGAGCTTTTTTTAAAACTGAACGGAGCGATCACGGATTTGAGTTTCAATGAAGATAGGGCAATCCTTACCACAGAAAACCAAGGCCTTTATCTTGTGGGTAACGATTTGAAAACCATTCACAGCCATATGGTGCTAGATAGCTATTATAGCGCGACGGTGGGGTCGTTTGTGGGGGCGGATTTTAACGAAGATGAAAACATTGTGATCATGGGCAATAATAAAACGAGCGTAGAAATCACTCCTAACAAAAACGCTAACGCGCTTAAAAACTTCCCTTATTTTTTAGAAGGGGCTAACTCTTTTGATGAAGTGGAGCGCAGCCGCTTGAAAACTTCTAGGGCGAAAAACTATTATGTTAGTGCTGCAAGAAGAGGGGCTAAATTCACTTATTTAATTACCGCTCCTAACAAGCGTTATAAGGATTTGATTATCATCTCCATGCTCAATAGCGACAAACAAGTGCATGGGGAGTTTTTACTTGAACTAGGCAATGCCAAACTTAAAGAAAAAAGGAAACTGGGCGAGTTAGTCATCAGCGTGCTAGCTTTAAAGGATAATAAGCTTTATGCGTTCAGTAAGGAATTTAACACGCTTTTAGTCATAGACCCTACAAAAGAAGAAATCCTTGAAGTTTATGGCTTGCCAAAAGAGATTAAAAATATCAGCGCTTGTGGGTTTAGGGATAATGAGCTTATCCTTGTGAGCTATGAGAATGATAAAAATATTCTCTATACTCTTGATTTTTAA
- a CDS encoding HAD-IA family hydrolase, whose translation MRKFLDGAKSEILKYDVISFDIFDTLLLRPFIKPTDLFLYIETKYNIKGFHQARILAEMQSREISKRQDVTLDEIYHQIPKEFHSYKEVEIATEKEMLIPNLEMLELYRFAKENNKRVIIVSDMYLPLEILEDILISKGFDSYTNFYLSSHIMLTKHSKDLFKHVLKQENITHTQMLHIGDNSWADDAMPKSLGIATLFRKSVLRQFEEIFPKYKTFSPTSVAQSFILGSLCVFYKNYIQKHEKFDYWFLLGAMQAGIVAVAYCQFIYKEIHKRNIDTLVFVARDGYLLQKIFNILYPNSYKTTYVYAPRILKKAVFLEVIEGESLEILRILEGEEEIQKKQITTNQQAYIYIYSNFEHCRHLALKCLDNYRKYLSSSNLEGNIAIVDTITLGYSSQELIQKALNKEVFGCYVDLLRILNHDCVSFLPFSHPKSIYFHNWDFMEFLLTSPEYPILNVENGVPIYQKNVSSCEKHRSKAYEKIVEGAVGYASYFKESQISLDIHDVIKWVNFFIDHPSIQDQEQFKQIYFLPDATHKNALPLFYNDVSLLSCILKPSQSYGILKRSLRTNKQERLFKILSLIKKIYGKLKKKS comes from the coding sequence ATGCGCAAATTTTTGGATGGGGCAAAAAGTGAGATTTTAAAATATGATGTGATTTCTTTTGATATTTTTGATACCCTTCTTCTAAGACCTTTCATTAAACCCACAGATTTATTTTTGTATATTGAGACTAAATATAATATTAAAGGTTTTCATCAAGCAAGAATCCTGGCAGAAATGCAATCCAGAGAAATCAGTAAAAGACAAGACGTTACTCTAGATGAAATTTATCATCAAATTCCAAAAGAGTTTCATTCATATAAGGAAGTAGAAATTGCCACTGAAAAAGAGATGCTTATTCCAAACTTAGAAATGTTAGAACTCTATCGTTTCGCTAAAGAGAACAATAAGAGAGTGATTATTGTATCAGATATGTATTTACCTTTAGAGATCCTTGAAGATATTTTAATTTCTAAGGGTTTTGATAGTTATACAAATTTTTATCTTAGTAGCCATATAATGCTTACTAAACATTCAAAGGATTTGTTTAAACATGTTTTAAAACAAGAAAATATTACTCACACACAAATGTTGCATATTGGTGATAATTCTTGGGCAGATGACGCTATGCCTAAAAGTTTAGGTATAGCAACGCTATTTAGAAAAAGCGTGTTGAGGCAATTTGAAGAAATTTTTCCTAAATACAAAACATTTAGTCCAACTAGTGTTGCACAAAGCTTTATTCTAGGATCTTTATGCGTTTTTTATAAAAATTATATTCAAAAACATGAAAAGTTTGATTATTGGTTTCTTTTGGGAGCGATGCAGGCAGGAATTGTAGCCGTTGCTTATTGCCAGTTTATCTATAAAGAGATTCATAAAAGAAATATTGATACTTTAGTGTTTGTTGCACGAGATGGTTATTTATTGCAAAAAATTTTTAATATTTTATATCCAAATTCATATAAAACTACTTATGTCTATGCTCCCAGAATTTTAAAAAAAGCGGTATTTTTAGAAGTCATAGAGGGCGAGAGTTTGGAAATTTTGCGTATTTTAGAAGGCGAAGAAGAAATTCAAAAGAAGCAAATCACCACTAACCAACAAGCATATATATATATATATAGTAACTTTGAACATTGCCGCCATTTAGCGTTAAAATGTTTAGATAATTACAGAAAATACTTGTCTTCATCAAATTTAGAGGGAAATATCGCTATTGTGGATACGATTACTTTGGGCTACTCTTCGCAAGAGTTAATACAAAAAGCTTTGAATAAAGAAGTTTTTGGATGCTATGTGGATCTCTTAAGAATTTTAAATCATGATTGCGTGAGTTTCTTACCTTTTTCACACCCTAAATCCATTTATTTTCATAATTGGGATTTTATGGAGTTTTTGCTAACAAGCCCTGAATACCCCATTTTAAATGTAGAAAATGGCGTTCCAATTTATCAAAAAAATGTTTCATCTTGCGAAAAACACCGCTCTAAAGCTTATGAAAAAATAGTAGAAGGGGCTGTTGGATATGCTTCATATTTTAAAGAAAGTCAAATTTCTTTAGACATTCATGATGTGATAAAGTGGGTCAATTTCTTCATTGATCATCCTAGTATTCAAGATCAAGAGCAATTTAAACAAATTTATTTTCTTCCAGATGCAACGCATAAAAACGCTCTGCCCTTGTTTTACAACGATGTTTCTTTATTATCTTGTATTTTAAAACCTTCACAAAGTTATGGCATATTAAAAAGAAGCCTTAGGACAAACAAGCAAGAGAGATTGTTTAAAATATTATCTCTAATTAAAAAAATCTATGGGAAGTTAAAAAAGAAATCATAA
- a CDS encoding 2-oxoacid:acceptor oxidoreductase family protein has protein sequence MEAQLRFTGVGGQGVLLAGEILAEAKIVSGGYGTKTSTYTSQVRGGPTKVDILLDKDEIIFPYAKEGEIDFMLSVAQISYNQFKSDIKKGGIVVIDPNLVTPTKEDEEKYQIYKIPIISIAKDEVGNIITQSVVALAITVELTKCVEENIVLDTMLKKVPAKVAETNKKAFEIGKKHALEALKK, from the coding sequence ATGGAAGCGCAATTACGATTTACGGGCGTTGGAGGGCAAGGTGTGCTGTTAGCGGGAGAGATTTTAGCTGAAGCTAAGATTGTGAGTGGGGGCTATGGCACTAAGACTTCCACCTACACTTCGCAAGTGCGTGGAGGGCCCACTAAAGTGGATATTTTGCTAGACAAAGATGAAATTATTTTCCCTTATGCTAAAGAGGGCGAGATTGATTTCATGCTTTCAGTCGCTCAAATCAGCTACAACCAGTTTAAAAGCGATATTAAAAAAGGCGGTATCGTTGTCATTGATCCCAATCTGGTAACCCCTACTAAAGAAGATGAAGAAAAGTATCAAATTTATAAAATCCCCATTATCAGCATCGCTAAAGATGAAGTGGGTAACATTATCACGCAATCTGTGGTAGCGTTAGCCATTACCGTGGAGCTTACTAAATGCGTAGAAGAAAATATCGTGCTGGACACCATGCTTAAAAAAGTCCCTGCAAAAGTCGCTGAAACGAACAAAAAAGCCTTTGAAATTGGCAAAAAACATGCTTTAGAAGCTTTGAAAAAATAA
- a CDS encoding 2-oxoglutarate ferredoxin oxidoreductase subunit beta, which yields MAFNYDEYLRVDKIPTLWCWGCGDGVILKSIIRTIDALGWKMDDVCLVSGIGCSGRMSSYVNCNTVHTTHGRAVAYATGIKLANPSKHVIVVSGDGDGFAIGGNHTMHACRRNIDLNFILVNNFIYGLTNSQTSPTTPNGMWTVTAQWGNIDNQFDPCALTTAAGASFVARESVLDPQKLEKVLKEGFTHKGFSFFDVHSNCHINLGRKNKMGEASQMLKWMESRLVSKRQFEAMSPEERVDKFPTGVLKHDTDRKEYCEAYQEIIEKAQGKQ from the coding sequence ATGGCGTTTAATTATGATGAATATTTGCGTGTGGATAAAATACCCACTTTGTGGTGTTGGGGCTGTGGCGATGGCGTGATTTTAAAATCCATTATCCGCACGATTGACGCTTTAGGTTGGAAAATGGATGATGTGTGCTTGGTGAGCGGGATTGGTTGCAGCGGGCGCATGAGTTCGTATGTGAATTGCAACACCGTTCATACCACGCATGGCAGGGCTGTAGCGTATGCGACAGGGATTAAATTGGCTAACCCTAGTAAGCATGTGATCGTGGTTTCTGGCGATGGCGATGGCTTTGCGATTGGAGGCAATCACACCATGCATGCATGCAGAAGAAACATTGATTTGAATTTTATTTTAGTGAATAATTTCATTTATGGTTTGACCAACTCCCAAACTTCGCCCACCACGCCTAATGGCATGTGGACGGTTACGGCTCAATGGGGGAATATTGATAACCAATTTGACCCATGTGCTTTAACCACCGCTGCCGGGGCGAGTTTTGTGGCTAGAGAGAGCGTTTTAGACCCTCAAAAATTAGAAAAAGTGCTTAAAGAAGGCTTTACGCACAAGGGCTTTAGTTTCTTTGATGTCCATAGCAATTGCCATATCAATTTAGGGCGCAAGAATAAAATGGGCGAGGCGTCTCAAATGCTAAAATGGATGGAAAGCCGATTAGTGAGCAAACGCCAATTTGAAGCCATGAGCCCTGAAGAAAGGGTGGATAAATTCCCTACCGGCGTTTTAAAGCATGACACGGACAGGAAAGAATATTGCGAAGCGTATCAAGAAATCATTGAAAAAGCACAAGGAAAACAATAA
- a CDS encoding 2-oxoglutarate synthase subunit alpha, whose amino-acid sequence MREIISDGNELVAKAAIEVGCRFFGGYPITPSSDIMHAMSVTLPKCGGHFIQMEDEISGISVSLGASMSGTKSMTASSGPGISLKVEQIGYSFMAEIPLVIADVMRSGPSTGMPTRVAQGDVNFLKHPIHGDFKAVALAPASLEEAYTETVRAFNLAEMLMTPVFLLMDETVGHMYGKVQIPDLEEVQKITINRKEFVGDKKDYKPYGVAQDEPAVLNPFFKGYRYHVSGLHHGPIGFPTEDAKIGGDLIDRLFHKIESKQDIINENEEMDLEGAEIVIIAYGSVSLAVKEALKDYNKESKQKVGFFRPKTLWPSPAKRLKEIGEKYEKILVIELNKGQYLEEIERAMQRKVHFFGQANGRTISPKQIIAKLKEL is encoded by the coding sequence ATGCGTGAGATTATTTCTGATGGGAATGAATTAGTCGCTAAAGCGGCGATTGAAGTGGGGTGTCGGTTTTTTGGGGGCTATCCTATCACGCCAAGCTCAGATATTATGCATGCGATGAGCGTGACTTTACCCAAATGCGGCGGCCATTTTATCCAAATGGAAGATGAAATCAGCGGGATTAGCGTGTCTTTAGGGGCAAGCATGAGCGGGACGAAGTCTATGACAGCGAGCTCTGGTCCTGGTATTTCATTAAAAGTGGAGCAAATCGGTTATTCTTTCATGGCAGAAATCCCTTTAGTGATCGCTGATGTGATGCGTTCAGGCCCATCAACCGGAATGCCCACTCGTGTGGCTCAAGGCGATGTGAATTTCTTAAAACACCCCATACATGGGGATTTTAAAGCCGTTGCACTCGCTCCTGCTAGCTTAGAGGAAGCTTACACAGAAACCGTTCGCGCGTTCAATTTGGCTGAAATGCTCATGACTCCTGTATTCTTGCTCATGGATGAAACCGTGGGGCATATGTATGGCAAGGTGCAAATCCCAGATTTAGAAGAAGTGCAAAAGATAACTATCAATCGTAAGGAATTTGTAGGCGATAAAAAAGACTACAAACCTTATGGGGTCGCGCAAGATGAGCCGGCTGTTTTGAACCCTTTCTTTAAAGGCTATCGCTACCATGTTTCAGGCTTGCACCATGGGCCTATTGGCTTTCCTACTGAAGACGCCAAAATCGGGGGGGATTTGATTGATAGATTATTCCATAAGATTGAATCCAAGCAAGACATTATCAATGAAAATGAGGAAATGGATTTAGAGGGCGCTGAGATCGTTATCATCGCTTATGGTTCGGTTTCTCTAGCGGTTAAAGAAGCCTTGAAAGATTACAACAAAGAAAGCAAGCAAAAAGTCGGCTTTTTCAGGCCTAAAACCTTATGGCCAAGCCCGGCTAAACGCTTGAAAGAAATAGGGGAAAAATACGAAAAAATCCTTGTGATTGAATTGAATAAGGGGCAGTATTTAGAAGAAATTGAAAGGGCTATGCAAAGAAAGGTGCATTTCTTTGGGCAAGCCAATGGGCGCACGATTTCGCCCAAACAAATCATCGCAAAGTTGAAGGAGCTTTAA